From a region of the Deltaproteobacteria bacterium genome:
- a CDS encoding CoA transferase, with product MAQSAPTRRRPLEGVRVIDLTKIVAGPNATRMLATMGAEVIRVEWHDQRALDMLRGVGPRVPGGDPESLNRSGLFNNISAGKYGVTLNMNLPQGQDLFKRLIASATVLCENYSPGQMDRWELGYNTLREINPGLIYLQITGMGKSGTYDNYLSVGPTAQALSGLTHMSGLPEPMPPAGWGYSYLDHSTGYYGAMHVLTALLQRRRTGRGCYIDLSQTEVGVMVSGTAALEAQLTGTPTARHGNRMQAAAWAPHGAYPCRGSDEWITITVQTDEQWEAVVAEIGKPAWASEARFQTAEGRKAHEDDLDRLLAEHTKHEDRYDLMQRLQHRGVPAGVVQTAKDRYTRDPQLRERGYFVPLPHTEIGTWPIEGFPAKFQNMRVDVGGLPGRGAPCIGEDNDYVYREILGLTPEEIATLREDWII from the coding sequence ATGGCGCAATCCGCACCGACGCGACGACGGCCCCTGGAGGGCGTGCGGGTAATCGACTTGACAAAAATCGTGGCTGGCCCCAATGCCACTCGTATGCTGGCCACGATGGGTGCAGAAGTGATTCGCGTCGAATGGCACGATCAACGTGCGCTCGACATGCTGCGCGGCGTTGGTCCGCGTGTTCCCGGCGGCGACCCCGAGAGTCTCAATCGGAGTGGACTGTTCAATAACATCAGCGCTGGGAAGTATGGCGTCACCCTCAACATGAACCTTCCCCAAGGGCAGGACCTCTTCAAACGGCTGATCGCCAGTGCGACAGTGCTGTGCGAGAACTACAGCCCCGGGCAGATGGATCGTTGGGAACTTGGCTATAACACCCTGCGCGAGATCAACCCCGGGCTGATTTATCTACAGATTACTGGCATGGGGAAATCCGGCACTTACGACAACTATCTCAGCGTCGGCCCCACCGCACAGGCGCTGTCCGGGCTGACCCACATGTCCGGCCTTCCCGAGCCGATGCCTCCCGCCGGCTGGGGGTATTCTTACCTCGACCATTCCACCGGCTATTACGGCGCGATGCATGTGCTGACAGCGCTGTTGCAGCGGCGACGAACCGGGCGCGGCTGTTATATCGATCTCTCGCAGACGGAAGTTGGGGTCATGGTCTCCGGTACCGCCGCGCTGGAAGCGCAACTGACCGGCACCCCGACCGCGCGTCATGGTAATCGCATGCAAGCCGCAGCTTGGGCACCGCACGGTGCCTACCCGTGTCGTGGTAGCGACGAATGGATCACGATCACCGTGCAAACCGACGAGCAGTGGGAAGCAGTGGTGGCGGAGATTGGCAAGCCGGCTTGGGCGAGCGAGGCGCGATTCCAAACCGCCGAAGGACGCAAAGCCCATGAAGACGATCTCGACCGGCTGCTCGCTGAGCACACGAAACATGAGGATCGCTACGACTTGATGCAGCGCTTACAGCACCGAGGCGTCCCAGCCGGAGTCGTGCAAACGGCGAAGGACCGCTATACCCGCGACCCGCAACTCCGGGAGCGTGGCTATTTCGTGCCGTTGCCGCACACGGAAATCGGAACGTGGCCCATCGAAGGGTTTCCCGCCAAGTTTCAGAACATGCGGGTCGACGTTGGCGGACTGCCGGGACGCGGCGCGCCGTGCATTGGCGAAGACAACGACTATGTGTACCGCGAAATCCTCGGGCTGACTCCTGAAGAAATTGCAACACTGAGAGAGGACTGGATCATTTGA
- a CDS encoding 3-keto-5-aminohexanoate cleavage protein, whose product MAKKTWIETAINGAWTRRLQPNIPVTAQEVINEGVACVKAGAAVIHAHTLEPDTGKQNNNLENCISFIGGIRSQVDAIVYPSAAPIPLPENDWNARYATTVELVKRGLCEWGFLDPGSCNFYLSDSSGSSLFGDSGVYSNPNGALELGLELAAKHQYHPAYACYEPGFVRHGAILHRKQSTAPVPIYRFMFSSAFTFSFPPEPWALEAYVKLVESVAPGSPWMAAGLAVDVLPLIPTIVALGGHVRIGLEDAPFHSPRQNLELVEAAVNAIQKAGSEPATAAEVRASLAEYKMPAANAA is encoded by the coding sequence ATGGCAAAGAAAACCTGGATCGAAACCGCCATCAACGGCGCGTGGACGCGACGGCTGCAACCTAACATCCCGGTGACTGCGCAGGAGGTCATTAACGAAGGCGTGGCCTGCGTCAAAGCCGGAGCCGCCGTGATTCACGCGCACACGTTGGAGCCCGACACCGGGAAACAAAATAACAATCTGGAAAACTGTATCTCTTTCATCGGCGGCATTCGCTCGCAGGTCGATGCCATCGTGTACCCCAGCGCCGCGCCGATTCCCTTGCCGGAGAACGACTGGAATGCGCGTTACGCCACGACGGTGGAATTAGTCAAACGCGGACTGTGCGAGTGGGGCTTTCTCGATCCGGGGTCGTGCAACTTTTATCTTTCCGACTCCAGTGGGTCATCGCTTTTTGGCGACAGCGGCGTCTACAGCAACCCCAACGGCGCGTTGGAGTTAGGGCTCGAGTTAGCGGCCAAGCATCAATACCATCCGGCTTATGCCTGCTACGAGCCAGGCTTCGTCCGCCACGGCGCGATCCTTCACCGCAAACAATCGACGGCCCCGGTGCCGATCTACCGCTTCATGTTCTCTTCGGCGTTCACCTTCAGCTTTCCTCCGGAGCCGTGGGCGCTGGAAGCCTACGTCAAATTGGTGGAGAGCGTGGCTCCTGGGTCGCCGTGGATGGCGGCGGGTTTGGCGGTAGATGTATTGCCGTTGATTCCGACGATTGTCGCACTCGGCGGACACGTGCGCATTGGACTCGAAGATGCGCCATTCCACTCGCCACGCCAGAACCTCGAACTGGTAGAAGCAGCAGTTAATGCCATTCAGAAAGCCGGCAGCGAACCGGCCACCGCCGCCGAAGTCCGCGCCTCGTTGGCGGAATATAAAATGCCGGCGGCTAACGCGGCGTGA